Below is a genomic region from Pseudarthrobacter sulfonivorans.
CAGCCCCAACGCCGGTGTGGACCTGAACCTCGACTCCATCACCGCCGTCGTGATCGGTGGGACCAGCCTCTTCGGCGGGCGCGGTTCGGTGTGGGGAACCCTCCTGGGCGCCCTGATCGTCGGAGTCTTCCGCAACGGACTCTCCCTTGCCGGCCTGGACGTGCTGTACCAGACCCTCGCCGTGGGCGTCCTTATCATCCTCGCTGTGTCCATCGACCAGTGGATCCGAAAGGTGAAGTCATGACCGCGTCCCAGCTGGAATCCGCCGGCACGGAACTCCGCCAGCCCATCCTGCAGGCCAGGAACCTCGTCAAGACCTTCGGCCGGGTGGTGGGGCTCGACGGCGTCAGCCTGGACCTCTACCCGGGCGAAGTCCTGGCGATCATCGGCGACAACGGGGCGGGAAAATCCACCCTGATCAAGTGCCTCACCGGGGCCGAGATTCCCGATTCCGGCGAGCTCTTTGTGTCCGGCCAACCGGTCCACTTCAAGCGCCCGCAGGACGCCCGCGTCCACGGCATCGAAACCGTCTACCAGAACCTGGCCGTATCCCCGGCCCTGGACGTCGCCTCCAACCTGTTCCTGGGCCGGGAGGAACGGCGTGCGGGACTCCTCGGGAGCGTGTTCCGGATGCTGGACACCAAAGGCATGCGCGTGAAGGCCAAACAGGAGCTGACCCGGCTCGGCATTTCCACGCTCCAGGACGTGACAGTGCCGGTGGAGAACCTCTCCGGCGGCCAGCGCCAGGCTGTCGCCGTGGCCCGCGCCGCGGCCTTCGGTTCAAAGGTTGTGGTGCTGGATGAGCCGACGGCGGCCCTGGGCGTCCGGGAGTCCAACCAGGTCCTGCAGTTGGTCAGGGATCTCCGGGACCGGGGACTGCCCGTCATCCTGATCAGCCACAACATGCCGCACGTGTTCGACGTGGCGGACCGGATCCACATCCAGCGCCTCGGCAAGTGCGCGGCCACCATCACGCCGCAGTCCCACACCATGACCGATGCAGTTGCGATCATGACCGGCGCAGCCACCGCCTGAACAACAGCTGTCCCTACGTCAGTCCGCAGACCAGATCACCGGTCCGCGGACTGACGTGGCTTGGACCACCCTCACCATCAGCTTCCCACGAGAGACAGACCATGGATTACCTCAAAACAGCCCGGCACGACGCTCACCAGACTCTTGA
It encodes:
- a CDS encoding ATP-binding cassette domain-containing protein gives rise to the protein MTASQLESAGTELRQPILQARNLVKTFGRVVGLDGVSLDLYPGEVLAIIGDNGAGKSTLIKCLTGAEIPDSGELFVSGQPVHFKRPQDARVHGIETVYQNLAVSPALDVASNLFLGREERRAGLLGSVFRMLDTKGMRVKAKQELTRLGISTLQDVTVPVENLSGGQRQAVAVARAAAFGSKVVVLDEPTAALGVRESNQVLQLVRDLRDRGLPVILISHNMPHVFDVADRIHIQRLGKCAATITPQSHTMTDAVAIMTGAATA